The following are encoded in a window of Arthrobacter woluwensis genomic DNA:
- a CDS encoding ClpP family protease, with the protein MTDAPKQSLFSESMRREFFERRVLVLDGVLDDDNGTVLATQLMLLAAEDPSADIALWIHSPGGSVPAMLAIRDIMRTIPNDVSTLALGIACSAGQFLLSSGALGKRKALPHARILMHQGSAGIGGTAVDIALQADDLRHMRDTVLGLIAQDTGQPVERIHEDSLHDHWYTAEEARAYGFVDTVVGSFEDFRPSSRVAAGFAHSMGGAVR; encoded by the coding sequence ATGACTGATGCTCCGAAACAATCCCTCTTCTCCGAGTCCATGCGGCGCGAGTTCTTCGAGCGCCGGGTCCTGGTCCTGGACGGCGTCCTCGACGACGACAACGGCACCGTCCTCGCCACCCAGCTGATGCTGCTGGCCGCCGAGGACCCATCGGCGGACATCGCCCTCTGGATCCATTCCCCGGGCGGCTCCGTTCCCGCGATGCTGGCGATCCGGGACATCATGCGGACCATCCCCAATGATGTCTCCACGCTCGCCCTCGGGATCGCATGCAGCGCCGGGCAGTTCCTGCTCTCCTCCGGCGCCCTGGGCAAACGGAAGGCGCTCCCTCACGCCCGGATCCTGATGCACCAGGGATCGGCGGGCATCGGGGGCACCGCGGTGGACATCGCCCTGCAGGCTGACGATCTTCGCCATATGCGCGACACCGTCCTCGGGCTGATCGCCCAGGACACCGGGCAGCCGGTGGAGCGCATCCACGAGGACTCCCTGCACGACCACTGGTACACGGCCGAGGAGGCCAGGGCTTACGGGTTCGTCGACACGGTGGTCGGCTCCTTCGAGGACTTCCGGCCGTCGTCGCGCGTCGCCGCAGGGTTCGCGCATTCCATGGGAGGGGCCGTCCGATGA